Proteins encoded within one genomic window of [Enterobacter] lignolyticus SCF1:
- a CDS encoding RcnB family protein gives MRKTKMMLLGVLLATAGATWAAPATVSTGIQKYELKEFNADFTHFTIGDTVPELYRTQEYNIKQWQLRNLPAPVAGSHWTYMGGNYVLITDAEGKVLKIYDGEIFYHR, from the coding sequence ATGCGTAAAACAAAAATGATGCTTCTGGGCGTACTACTGGCAACAGCGGGTGCAACCTGGGCTGCCCCGGCGACCGTGTCGACCGGCATTCAGAAATATGAGCTGAAGGAATTCAACGCCGACTTCACGCACTTTACTATCGGCGATACCGTACCGGAGTTGTACCGTACGCAAGAGTACAACATCAAGCAATGGCAGCTGCGCAACCTCCCGGCGCCGGTCGCGGGCAGCCACTGGACCTATATGGGCGGCAACTACGTGCTGATTACCGACGCGGAAGGGAAAGTGCTCAAGATCTACGACGGCGAGATCTTCTATCATCGTTAA
- the apbC gene encoding iron-sulfur cluster carrier protein ApbC: MSSQSQAKSPDVLRAMVAGTLANFQHPTLKHNLTALKALHHVAWLDDTVHIELQMPFAWHSAFEELKEQCSADLLRITGASAIDWRLTHSIATLKRVKNQPGVNGVKNIIAVSSGKGGVGKSSTAVNLALALAAEGAKVGILDADIYGPSIPMMLGAEGSRPTSPDGTHMAPIMKYGLATNSIGYLVTDDNAMVWRGPMASKALMQMLQETLWPDLDYLVLDMPPGTGDIQLTLAQNIPVTGALVVTTPQDVALIDAKKGIVMFEKVEVPVLGIVENMSMHICSNCGHHEPIFGTGGAERLAQQYHTQLLGQMPLHINLREDLDRGTPTVIARPDSEFTTLYRQLAGRVAAQMYWQGEVIPGDIAFRAV; the protein is encoded by the coding sequence ATGAGTTCTCAATCCCAGGCCAAATCACCGGACGTCTTACGAGCAATGGTCGCCGGGACGCTGGCCAATTTTCAGCACCCCACGCTGAAACATAACCTCACCGCGCTCAAGGCGCTGCATCACGTCGCCTGGCTCGACGACACGGTACACATTGAGCTCCAGATGCCGTTTGCCTGGCACAGCGCCTTTGAAGAGCTCAAGGAGCAGTGCAGCGCCGACCTGCTGCGCATCACCGGCGCGAGCGCCATCGACTGGCGCCTGACGCACAGCATCGCCACGCTCAAGCGCGTGAAGAACCAGCCTGGCGTAAACGGCGTGAAGAATATCATCGCGGTGAGCTCCGGTAAGGGCGGCGTCGGTAAATCATCGACGGCGGTAAACCTGGCGCTGGCGCTGGCGGCGGAAGGGGCGAAGGTCGGCATTCTTGACGCCGACATCTACGGCCCATCCATCCCGATGATGCTGGGCGCGGAAGGCAGCCGCCCGACCTCGCCGGACGGCACCCATATGGCGCCGATCATGAAATATGGTCTGGCGACCAATTCCATCGGCTACCTGGTGACCGACGATAACGCCATGGTGTGGCGCGGCCCGATGGCCAGCAAGGCGCTGATGCAGATGCTTCAGGAGACCCTGTGGCCGGATCTTGACTATCTGGTGCTGGACATGCCGCCGGGCACCGGGGATATTCAGCTGACGCTGGCGCAGAACATTCCGGTGACCGGCGCGCTGGTGGTGACCACGCCGCAGGACGTTGCGCTGATCGACGCCAAAAAAGGCATCGTGATGTTTGAGAAGGTGGAAGTGCCGGTGCTGGGCATCGTGGAAAACATGAGCATGCATATCTGCAGCAACTGCGGCCATCATGAGCCTATTTTCGGTACCGGCGGCGCCGAGCGTCTGGCGCAGCAGTACCATACGCAGCTGCTGGGGCAGATGCCGCTGCATATCAACCTGCGCGAAGACCTCGACCGCGGCACGCCGACGGTGATTGCCCGACCGGACAGCGAATTCACCACCCTCTACCGCCAGCTGGCAGGGCGGGTGGCGGCGCAGATGTACTGGCAGGGCGAAGTGATCCCGGGCGATATCGCGTTTCGCGCGGTCTGA
- a CDS encoding alpha,alpha-trehalose-phosphate synthase (UDP-forming) has protein sequence MSRLIMLASRCAAEKTDACDLLDDAINDILRKHPGVKMGWNGKINPGKKKRGCSQYQDNGSTFCSWDISPNEYDNYYHGYVHKTMWPIFHNRPDLAVYRKEYFITYKNYNQAVADMLAEQLCDEDAVWVLDYHHIAVGQRLKEDGYLNRCGFFFQQPFPPGDVFRSLPEHDWMIQALCHYDLIGFQSAADASHFISYLCRYYRTERLSDRIINVNGHLVSVGVFPCGIAGTRPEPKRASSALADYRRRIIISNDTVTDMSGIHYRLEAMRRFLNHWPQYMRDVSLLQISDPAQEHPHSSHDLHHKLERFCGELNGQYGDFSWYPVNYIHNDLCSRETMYSLYARAEVGMFTSLSEGMNLGAKAFVLAQNPENPGVLVLSQFSGTSQQLRDAVIVNPYDADETAQALHSALTMPLHERKRRHLKLLETLRRQDNHWWYQAFRTALEHPDSDVGAPRIAYHRVFAGRSLY, from the coding sequence ATGTCACGTCTGATTATGCTTGCCAGCCGCTGCGCGGCTGAAAAAACGGATGCGTGCGATCTTCTTGACGACGCGATTAACGATATATTACGTAAACACCCCGGCGTAAAAATGGGCTGGAACGGAAAAATTAATCCGGGGAAAAAGAAGCGCGGCTGCAGCCAGTATCAGGATAATGGCTCAACGTTCTGTAGCTGGGATATATCGCCTAACGAATACGACAACTATTATCACGGCTATGTCCATAAAACGATGTGGCCAATATTTCATAACCGACCGGATCTTGCGGTATATCGCAAAGAGTACTTTATTACCTATAAAAATTATAACCAGGCGGTCGCCGACATGCTGGCGGAACAACTCTGTGATGAAGATGCGGTCTGGGTGCTGGATTACCATCATATTGCCGTCGGGCAGCGGCTTAAAGAGGATGGATATTTAAACCGCTGCGGCTTCTTTTTCCAGCAGCCGTTTCCGCCGGGCGACGTGTTCCGCTCTCTGCCCGAGCACGACTGGATGATTCAGGCTCTGTGCCATTACGACCTGATAGGCTTTCAGTCCGCAGCCGACGCCAGTCACTTTATCTCCTACCTGTGCCGCTATTACCGCACCGAGCGGCTCAGCGATAGGATAATCAACGTTAACGGTCATCTGGTGTCTGTCGGCGTTTTTCCCTGCGGGATTGCCGGAACGCGACCGGAGCCGAAGAGGGCGAGCAGCGCGCTGGCGGACTATCGCCGCCGTATTATTATCAGCAACGACACCGTGACGGATATGAGCGGCATTCATTACCGGCTGGAGGCGATGCGCCGGTTTTTGAACCACTGGCCGCAATATATGCGCGACGTCAGCCTGCTGCAGATTTCCGACCCGGCGCAGGAGCATCCGCATTCCAGCCACGACTTGCACCATAAGCTCGAGCGCTTTTGCGGGGAGCTGAACGGACAATACGGAGATTTCAGCTGGTATCCGGTGAACTATATCCATAACGATCTCTGCTCGCGGGAGACGATGTATTCGCTCTACGCAAGGGCGGAGGTGGGGATGTTTACCTCGCTCTCGGAGGGGATGAACCTTGGGGCAAAAGCCTTTGTGCTGGCACAAAACCCGGAAAATCCCGGCGTGCTGGTGCTGTCGCAGTTCTCCGGCACCTCGCAGCAGCTGCGCGATGCGGTGATCGTCAATCCGTATGATGCCGATGAAACAGCGCAGGCGCTGCACTCGGCGTTGACCATGCCGCTGCATGAGCGTAAGCGTCGTCATCTGAAGCTACTGGAAACGCTCAGGCGACAGGATAATCACTGGTGGTATCAGGCGTTTCGTACCGCTCTTGAACACCCCGATTCCGACGTCGGCGCGCCTCGGATAGCGTATCACCGCGTTTTCGCCGGCAGGTCGCTGTACTGA
- a CDS encoding GNAT family N-acetyltransferase, with amino-acid sequence MLIRPGADTDRPALRTLFLNTRRASWAWLQGENWRLEDFDAVTQDEQIWVAEIDGQLAGFAAVWTRDNFLHHLFVSPDWQGHGVGSALLDKVQSELTDTGSLKCLVQNARALRFYQRHGWRTTARGTSPDGEYWLMHYPVL; translated from the coding sequence ATGCTGATACGTCCTGGGGCCGATACCGATCGCCCTGCTCTGCGTACGCTGTTTCTCAACACCCGCCGGGCAAGCTGGGCGTGGCTTCAGGGTGAAAACTGGCGGCTGGAGGATTTCGACGCCGTAACCCAGGATGAGCAAATTTGGGTCGCGGAAATAGACGGTCAGCTTGCCGGTTTCGCCGCCGTCTGGACCCGGGATAACTTTCTGCACCACCTGTTTGTGTCGCCTGACTGGCAGGGGCACGGCGTCGGCAGCGCGCTGCTGGACAAGGTGCAGTCCGAACTGACCGACACCGGTTCGCTCAAATGTCTGGTGCAAAACGCCCGGGCGCTGCGGTTTTACCAGCGCCACGGCTGGCGAACCACCGCCCGGGGCACCTCGCCGGACGGCGAGTACTGGCTGATGCACTACCCGGTTCTCTGA
- a CDS encoding LysR family transcriptional regulator: protein MLRLEDLTLFVRAAALGSFSVAAREAGLPPAQVSSAIKRLETTLNIRLFARSTRSLRLTPEGETWLPYATQMLDTLQAGLQKIQTPDDEVRGTLQVAVPSDLGRNLLLSVMQDFRRRYPALRLRILFSDHLTDVFKDPVDVAFRYGNNDDASFISLPVAPQNRRVLVASSAWLAAHGEPHTPQELAGHPALTYVLRGRLYDRWTLLRDGRVHEVQMNSAIMSDDAEVIRRLAIAGEGVANKSWLDVSDDIREGRLKILLPQYQGDSVPLNMICPHRKQLSTAVRLLYDAVREKCAALLAQMPEGSV from the coding sequence ATGCTCAGGCTGGAAGATCTGACGCTGTTTGTCCGCGCGGCGGCGCTGGGGAGCTTCAGCGTGGCGGCGCGCGAGGCCGGACTACCTCCGGCGCAGGTCAGTTCGGCGATTAAGCGCCTGGAGACGACGCTCAATATCCGCCTGTTCGCCCGTTCGACGCGCAGCCTGCGCCTGACGCCGGAAGGGGAAACCTGGCTGCCGTACGCCACCCAGATGCTCGACACGCTGCAGGCCGGGCTGCAAAAAATCCAGACCCCGGATGATGAGGTGCGCGGCACGCTGCAGGTTGCCGTTCCGTCCGATCTGGGGCGCAACCTGCTGCTGTCGGTGATGCAAGATTTCCGCAGGCGCTACCCGGCGCTGCGGCTGCGGATCCTCTTTTCCGATCACCTGACCGACGTCTTTAAAGATCCGGTGGACGTGGCGTTCCGCTACGGCAATAACGACGATGCCTCGTTTATCTCGCTGCCGGTCGCGCCGCAGAACCGCCGGGTGCTGGTGGCCTCGTCCGCGTGGCTTGCCGCCCACGGCGAACCGCATACGCCGCAGGAGCTGGCGGGACACCCGGCTCTGACCTACGTGCTGCGCGGCAGGCTGTATGACCGCTGGACGCTGCTGCGCGACGGTCGTGTGCATGAGGTGCAGATGAACAGCGCCATTATGAGCGATGACGCCGAGGTGATCCGCCGTCTGGCGATCGCCGGGGAGGGCGTGGCGAATAAGTCCTGGCTTGACGTCAGCGACGATATTCGGGAAGGGCGGCTGAAGATCCTGCTGCCGCAGTATCAGGGCGACAGCGTGCCGCTTAACATGATTTGCCCGCATCGCAAGCAGCTTTCCACCGCGGTGCGCCTGCTGTACGACGCGGTGCGGGAGAAATGCGCCGCGCTGCTTGCGCAGATGCCCGAAGGGAGCGTCTGA
- a CDS encoding LysR family transcriptional regulator, whose amino-acid sequence MMEPWQRLPALSLKQLQYFVTLAQLRHFTDTANRLAISQPALSSALRQTESVLGGKLVNRTASAVTLTELGVAILPHAERVLSIAQHAFSDMQQIVAAGGDGTVRIGLIPSVSSLLFPSLPEQLADAFPRLRLEFHDHTNDTLIARLLNGQIDFGIGALDSAVPPSLQTWPLQEDPFVAVMHRDDPAASSAHLQWKQLSGRELAVFSKGNIQRLVASLAQSQRLTLDIRYHVDYIETLYGLVRSRLAVAILPQLYTTHLCDPQLRVVQLQQPAMMRTVALMRSPQPLPPMIEACFDLLRQSLRGAL is encoded by the coding sequence ATGATGGAACCCTGGCAGCGGCTGCCCGCGCTTTCTCTCAAGCAGTTACAGTATTTCGTCACCCTGGCGCAGCTGCGGCATTTTACCGATACCGCCAACCGGCTGGCGATAAGCCAGCCCGCGCTGAGCAGCGCCCTGCGCCAGACCGAAAGCGTGCTGGGGGGAAAGCTGGTTAACCGTACGGCGTCCGCGGTGACGCTCACCGAGCTTGGCGTGGCCATTTTGCCGCACGCCGAGCGGGTGTTGAGCATTGCGCAGCATGCGTTCAGCGATATGCAGCAGATAGTGGCGGCCGGCGGCGACGGTACGGTGCGCATCGGCCTGATCCCGTCGGTGAGCTCGCTGCTGTTCCCGTCGCTGCCGGAGCAGCTGGCGGACGCGTTTCCCCGCCTGCGCCTTGAGTTCCACGATCACACCAACGATACGCTGATTGCGCGCCTGCTGAACGGGCAAATCGACTTCGGCATCGGCGCCCTCGATAGCGCGGTGCCGCCGTCGCTGCAGACCTGGCCGCTGCAGGAAGATCCTTTCGTGGCGGTGATGCACCGCGACGATCCCGCCGCATCGTCGGCGCACCTGCAGTGGAAACAACTGAGCGGTCGCGAGCTGGCGGTGTTCTCCAAAGGCAATATCCAGCGTCTGGTGGCCTCGCTGGCGCAGAGCCAGCGGCTGACGCTGGATATCCGCTACCATGTGGATTATATCGAAACCCTGTACGGGCTGGTGCGCTCCCGGCTGGCGGTGGCGATTCTGCCGCAGCTCTATACCACCCACCTGTGCGACCCGCAGCTCAGGGTGGTGCAGCTCCAGCAGCCCGCGATGATGCGCACGGTGGCGCTGATGCGCAGCCCCCAGCCCCTGCCGCCGATGATTGAGGCCTGCTTCGACCTGCTGCGCCAGTCGCTGCGGGGCGCGCTTTAG
- a CDS encoding universal stress protein — protein MPVYHHALVLINNSLDGIPLLAHAARLAQQNPMTITVAHVSTDYRAMNYISDSLMDDVVSEDVISAKALLSELVASVDVPVQTLDLVTTRRFDDVEKCVRQRQIDLVIAGHHNRLLGVLASHSMDYINHLSVDVLIKHLP, from the coding sequence ATGCCCGTCTATCACCACGCTTTAGTCCTCATCAACAACAGCCTCGACGGCATCCCGCTGCTGGCCCACGCCGCGCGTCTGGCGCAGCAAAACCCGATGACGATCACCGTCGCGCACGTCAGCACCGACTACCGCGCCATGAACTATATCTCCGACAGCCTGATGGATGATGTGGTTTCTGAGGATGTCATCAGCGCCAAAGCGCTGCTGAGCGAGCTTGTCGCCTCCGTCGATGTGCCGGTACAAACGCTGGATCTGGTCACCACCCGCCGCTTTGACGACGTCGAAAAATGCGTGCGGCAGCGGCAGATCGATCTGGTGATCGCCGGGCACCACAACCGCCTGCTGGGCGTGCTGGCATCGCACTCGATGGACTATATCAACCACCTGTCGGTGGATGTGCTGATAAAGCACCTGCCCTAA
- a CDS encoding antibiotic biosynthesis monooxygenase family protein, which produces MIAVLFEAEVNASNQARYLSLAAELKPLLSDVEGFIAIERFQSLTTPGKILSLSWWRDEQAVVTWRENVLHKAAQEEGKRTLFTRYRIRIATVLREYQSAMGGE; this is translated from the coding sequence ATGATCGCTGTACTTTTTGAAGCCGAGGTCAATGCGTCAAATCAGGCCCGCTATCTGTCGCTGGCCGCAGAGCTTAAGCCCCTGCTCTCTGACGTGGAGGGCTTTATCGCCATTGAACGCTTTCAGAGCCTGACCACGCCGGGGAAAATCCTGTCGCTTTCCTGGTGGCGGGACGAACAGGCCGTGGTGACGTGGCGGGAGAACGTTCTGCATAAAGCGGCGCAGGAAGAGGGAAAGCGCACGCTTTTTACGCGCTATCGCATTCGTATTGCAACGGTACTCAGAGAATATCAGTCAGCTATGGGGGGAGAATAA
- a CDS encoding glutamine synthetase family protein, with product MSHNDFQQEVKDYLKKYPATRYIDIYLHDINGNVRGKRVTRDALASLGSGCYFPLSVYAMDSDGGVVNFSEAAGMSEEPDCLCLPVKGSLRPCAREPEHHAQLLLTMKQTDGSPCQLEPRAILSRILGLLHARDIYPVIAAEMEFYLTSVRQGAHHSGGFHLDMPQQHQRFIDALEQLSRSQHLEVTGLVAEAESDQFELNLAHSDEVVKVCDNVLTLRRMTRLLAEKQALKASFMAKPFSAQAGSGMHFHVSLNDARGHNLFCSPTNAPNLTLRRSLAGLLTLMPASMTIVAPHVNSFRRLRKSLTEALFNDWGYNTRNAALRIPCSSDASRRIEYRLAGADANPYLVVAVILLGVLYGLDNDSAEAPPAAQSSLPLFPLQAMQQFRQCEYLTAGLGEAFSQLWLACRSRELAQFERQVTPLEYDIGQ from the coding sequence GTGAGCCATAATGATTTCCAGCAGGAAGTGAAAGACTATTTAAAAAAGTATCCGGCCACGCGTTATATCGATATTTATTTGCATGACATCAACGGGAATGTCCGGGGGAAAAGGGTTACCCGCGATGCGCTGGCGTCGCTGGGGAGCGGCTGCTATTTCCCGCTGTCCGTGTACGCCATGGACAGCGACGGCGGCGTGGTGAACTTCAGCGAAGCCGCCGGAATGAGCGAAGAGCCGGACTGCCTGTGTCTGCCGGTGAAGGGCTCACTGCGGCCCTGCGCCCGCGAACCCGAGCATCACGCGCAGCTGCTGCTGACGATGAAGCAGACCGACGGCTCGCCCTGCCAGCTGGAACCGCGGGCCATCCTGTCGCGCATCCTCGGGCTGCTGCACGCCCGCGACATCTATCCGGTCATTGCCGCCGAGATGGAGTTTTACCTTACCTCCGTGCGGCAGGGGGCGCACCATAGCGGCGGCTTCCATCTGGATATGCCGCAGCAGCATCAGCGATTCATCGATGCGCTTGAACAGCTGAGCCGGTCGCAGCATCTGGAGGTCACGGGGCTGGTTGCCGAGGCGGAAAGCGACCAGTTCGAGCTCAACCTTGCCCATAGCGATGAGGTCGTGAAGGTCTGCGATAACGTGCTCACGCTCAGACGTATGACGCGGCTGCTGGCGGAGAAGCAGGCGCTGAAGGCCAGCTTTATGGCTAAACCTTTTTCGGCGCAGGCGGGAAGCGGCATGCATTTCCACGTCAGCCTTAACGATGCGCGCGGTCACAATTTGTTTTGTTCGCCGACGAATGCCCCAAACCTGACGCTGCGCCGCAGCCTGGCCGGGCTGCTTACGCTCATGCCGGCCAGCATGACGATTGTGGCGCCGCACGTGAACTCCTTTCGCCGCCTGCGTAAAAGTTTAACCGAGGCGCTGTTTAACGACTGGGGCTACAACACCCGCAATGCGGCGCTGCGCATTCCCTGCTCCAGCGACGCCAGCCGCCGGATTGAATACCGGCTGGCGGGGGCCGACGCTAATCCCTATCTGGTGGTGGCGGTCATTCTGCTCGGCGTGCTGTACGGACTCGATAACGACAGCGCGGAGGCGCCGCCCGCGGCGCAATCTTCCCTGCCGCTCTTTCCGCTGCAGGCGATGCAGCAGTTCCGGCAGTGCGAATACCTCACCGCCGGTCTCGGGGAGGCTTTTTCGCAGCTGTGGCTGGCCTGCCGCAGCCGCGAGCTCGCGCAGTTTGAGCGCCAGGTGACTCCCCTCGAATACGATATTGGCCAGTGA
- a CDS encoding NCS2 family permease, which yields MADNTVNSPAPGSWLERRFALRERGSSVKTECLAGVTGFLAAAYLLVVIPGLLAVGGMDKGAATTGTILVFVLGTLLMAFYANLPFIVGPGIGGSVLVGVTLAGSEGIGWEVGLGIACWSGILFFLLTRFGLREVVTRSVPQSIKLGLTASIGLFVAVLGFRNAGLVLANAKTNALMLGDFLSPGALVALCGLFLAIALQARRIPGAILWAILFATLVGIPAGVTHLPASVIDMPHSLAPVLGKIDLLGALNIAFLPFLFVFFASEFFSTMGTTLAVGGEAGLLDSDGNMPQINRPFMVDSIAAALGPWVGIPAATALIESSAAAEAGGKTGITALAAAVMFLLMLLFTPVALMIPKEATAPALILIGLNMFSGLRKVDLGNFTDGLPVLMMVMITLIANSFGTGIAGGLLFYIVIKAIAGKWREIPVGLWILAVPLVYYFATLVRH from the coding sequence ATGGCCGACAATACCGTTAATTCGCCAGCACCAGGGAGCTGGCTGGAACGGCGCTTTGCCCTTCGCGAGCGGGGCAGCAGCGTAAAAACCGAGTGCCTCGCCGGGGTGACGGGGTTTCTCGCCGCCGCCTATTTGCTGGTGGTGATCCCAGGGCTGCTGGCCGTCGGCGGGATGGACAAAGGCGCTGCGACCACTGGCACCATTCTGGTGTTTGTCCTCGGCACGCTGCTGATGGCCTTCTACGCCAACCTGCCGTTTATCGTCGGCCCCGGCATCGGCGGCTCGGTGCTGGTCGGGGTGACCCTGGCCGGCAGCGAGGGCATCGGCTGGGAGGTCGGTCTGGGCATCGCCTGCTGGTCGGGGATCCTCTTTTTCCTGCTGACCCGTTTTGGCCTGCGTGAGGTGGTCACCCGTTCGGTACCGCAGTCTATCAAGCTCGGCCTGACCGCTTCCATCGGTCTGTTCGTCGCCGTCCTCGGCTTTCGCAACGCCGGTCTGGTGCTGGCGAATGCTAAAACCAACGCGCTGATGCTGGGGGATTTTCTCTCCCCCGGCGCGCTGGTGGCGCTATGCGGGCTGTTTCTGGCGATAGCCCTGCAGGCGCGCCGCATCCCCGGCGCGATTCTGTGGGCCATTTTGTTCGCCACGTTGGTGGGGATCCCGGCAGGCGTCACGCATCTGCCCGCCAGCGTTATCGATATGCCGCACTCGCTGGCGCCGGTGCTGGGGAAAATCGATCTGCTGGGCGCGCTGAACATCGCATTTCTGCCGTTTCTGTTTGTGTTTTTCGCCTCGGAGTTTTTCTCGACGATGGGCACCACGCTTGCCGTCGGCGGCGAGGCCGGTCTGCTGGATAGCGACGGCAATATGCCGCAGATTAACCGCCCGTTTATGGTCGACTCCATCGCGGCGGCGCTGGGCCCCTGGGTCGGTATTCCGGCCGCGACGGCGCTGATTGAGTCCTCGGCGGCGGCAGAAGCAGGCGGCAAGACCGGCATCACGGCGCTGGCGGCGGCGGTGATGTTCCTGCTGATGCTGCTGTTCACGCCAGTGGCGCTGATGATCCCCAAAGAGGCCACGGCCCCGGCGCTTATCCTGATCGGCCTGAACATGTTCAGCGGGCTGCGCAAAGTGGACCTTGGCAATTTTACCGACGGTCTGCCGGTGCTGATGATGGTGATGATTACGCTTATCGCCAACAGTTTCGGCACCGGGATCGCCGGCGGCCTGCTGTTCTACATCGTCATTAAGGCGATTGCCGGCAAATGGCGGGAAATTCCTGTCGGGCTGTGGATCCTCGCCGTCCCGCTGGTCTATTACTTCGCCACGCTGGTCAGACACTAG
- a CDS encoding adenine deaminase, with protein MTVTPAIRRRAVQAARGELPFDLLLTETRVVDMATGEIRHADVGIVGALIASVHPRGARSDARETHALNGAYLSPGLMDTHVHLESSHLPPARYAEIVLAQGTTAVFWDPHELANVLGVPGVRYAIDASRNLPLQVMVAAPSSVPSTPGLEMSGADFAGEEMSTLLAWPEVRGVAEVMDMHGVLHGSDRMLEILQAGLESGKLIEGHARGLSGADLQAYLAAGVTSDHELTSAQDALEKLRAGLTLEIRGSHPYLLPDIVAALKTLPHLSSQITVCTDDVPPDILLEKGGIVALLNLLIEHGLPATDALRFATLNASLRLQRPDLGLIAAGRRADLVVFDSLEKLRARRVYVAGKMIADNGALLAPVADDGAVQAPRNTLQLPPLRDDDFAMRIGAIRHGTARLRHIRGARFTQWGEVDVEIRDGKVQVPDGFSLIWVQHRHGRHAAEPQIALLEGWGELRGAIATSYSHDAHNLVVLGRDARQMALAANQLIASSGGMALAQHGRITAHVAMPIAGMLSDLPAPELARQFRELRERSGDIADWEPPYRVFKAIEGTCLACNAGPHLTDLGLTDGSTRRIVDPVIHCRETPADTQHNKTTGEPDNGRQYR; from the coding sequence ATGACCGTCACTCCCGCCATCCGCCGCCGCGCGGTTCAGGCCGCCCGGGGCGAGCTGCCCTTTGACCTGCTGTTAACCGAGACCCGAGTGGTGGATATGGCCACCGGCGAAATTCGCCATGCGGACGTCGGTATCGTCGGCGCGCTTATCGCCAGCGTGCATCCGCGCGGCGCACGCAGCGATGCGCGGGAAACCCACGCGCTCAACGGCGCGTATCTGTCGCCGGGGCTGATGGATACCCACGTCCATCTTGAAAGCTCGCACCTGCCGCCGGCCCGCTACGCGGAAATTGTGCTGGCGCAGGGCACCACCGCCGTCTTCTGGGACCCGCACGAGCTGGCGAACGTCCTCGGCGTGCCCGGCGTGCGCTATGCCATCGACGCCAGCCGCAATCTGCCGCTGCAGGTGATGGTCGCGGCCCCCTCCAGCGTACCGTCGACGCCAGGTCTGGAGATGTCCGGGGCGGACTTTGCCGGTGAAGAGATGAGCACCCTGCTCGCCTGGCCGGAGGTGCGCGGCGTCGCGGAAGTGATGGACATGCATGGCGTGCTGCACGGCAGCGATCGCATGCTTGAAATCCTACAGGCGGGTCTTGAAAGCGGCAAGCTTATCGAGGGCCACGCGCGCGGGCTGAGCGGCGCCGACCTGCAGGCCTATCTGGCCGCAGGCGTCACCTCCGATCACGAGCTGACCTCCGCGCAGGACGCGCTGGAAAAACTGCGCGCGGGCCTGACGCTGGAAATTCGCGGCTCGCACCCGTACCTGCTGCCGGATATCGTCGCGGCGCTCAAAACGCTGCCGCACCTCTCGTCGCAGATAACCGTCTGCACCGACGACGTACCGCCGGATATCCTGCTGGAAAAAGGCGGGATCGTCGCCCTGCTCAACCTGCTGATCGAGCATGGTCTGCCCGCCACCGACGCGCTGCGCTTTGCCACGCTCAACGCCTCGCTGCGCCTGCAGCGACCGGACCTGGGGCTTATCGCCGCCGGGCGCCGCGCCGATCTGGTGGTGTTCGACTCGCTGGAAAAACTCCGCGCCCGCCGGGTCTACGTCGCCGGAAAAATGATTGCCGATAACGGCGCGCTGCTCGCCCCTGTCGCCGATGATGGCGCAGTGCAGGCGCCGCGCAACACTCTGCAGCTGCCGCCGCTTCGCGACGACGACTTCGCCATGCGCATTGGCGCTATCCGGCACGGCACCGCGCGGCTGCGGCACATACGCGGCGCGCGCTTCACCCAATGGGGAGAAGTGGACGTAGAGATCCGCGACGGCAAGGTGCAGGTGCCGGACGGCTTTAGCCTTATCTGGGTCCAGCACCGCCACGGCCGCCATGCCGCCGAACCGCAAATCGCGCTGCTGGAGGGCTGGGGAGAGCTGCGCGGGGCGATCGCCACCAGCTATTCCCACGACGCCCATAACCTGGTGGTTCTTGGCCGCGACGCCCGGCAGATGGCGCTGGCGGCAAACCAGCTTATCGCCAGCAGCGGCGGGATGGCGCTGGCGCAACACGGCAGGATAACGGCCCACGTCGCGATGCCGATTGCCGGTATGCTATCCGACCTCCCGGCCCCTGAGCTTGCCCGCCAGTTTCGCGAGCTGCGCGAACGCAGCGGCGATATTGCCGACTGGGAGCCGCCGTACCGGGTGTTTAAGGCCATTGAGGGCACCTGCCTTGCCTGTAACGCCGGCCCGCATTTGACCGACCTTGGGCTGACGGACGGCTCGACCCGCCGCATCGTCGACCCCGTTATTCACTGCCGGGAAACACCGGCGGACACGCAGCATAACAAGACCACAGGAGAGCCGGATAATGGCCGACAATACCGTTAA